The Arachis hypogaea cultivar Tifrunner chromosome 14, arahy.Tifrunner.gnm2.J5K5, whole genome shotgun sequence genome has a segment encoding these proteins:
- the LOC112742109 gene encoding B3 domain-containing transcription factor ABI3 has product MDHHHHNNHNHHDAEIYADADDADKDLWLNTTTEQEDLLVGDVKTDASMFYDEFPPLPDFPCMSSSSSSSSTPTLPLKNLACSTTSTTTATAATSSSSSSASSWAVLKPEAEDNNNGEWNCSNKQQLYMQHHDPLDATGALSSTASMEISQPKFPDQGGFDGVVGDVDCMDDVMDTFGYMELLEANEFFDPSSIFQGEENPLAEFTQEDQVLPQQEEQQQQEKPAVVHNQNDLIVLRPQQEAVVEGVSNNNYQQLLGLWEASNNNDAEIQGDGGGGGAIADDEMSMVFLEWLKSNKDSVSASDLRSVKLKKSTIESAAMRLGGGKEAMKQLLKLILEWVQTSHLQSRRRKENNNDNTVANPFTEQFQNPIHQNNPNASSSFAIEPNTCFTQHQPWMDQVPLMAAAPPSQSQPQPQFQQPTIGYVGDPYTNGASANTINGSNNFQAGNEYHMLESANSWPPSQYTVTPYYTQPFGDHSFQPPAAGGFGNQYPYQFFHGPGDGLIRLGPSATKEARKKRMARQRRLSSHSRHHINLQSQGSDPNTRLGVGGENCTGVVSAAPANWVYWPTMAGAVASVAPVAPAEPSAVVDKPAMQTQNYHHQGRLSSDRRQGWKSEKNLRFLLQKVLKQSDVGSLGRIVLPKKEAETHLPELEARDGITITMEDIGMRYRYWPNNKSRMYLLENTGDFVKANGLQEGDFIVIYSDVKCGKFMIRGVKVRQQEGAKAEGKKTGKSHKNQHGNNAVPTAGEPHTNATSSSTHQENEK; this is encoded by the exons ATGGATCATCATCACCACAACAATCATAATCATCATGATGCAGAGATTTATGCAGATGCTGATGATGCAGATAAAGATTTGTGGCTCAACACAACAACAGAACAAGAAGATTTACTTGTTGGGGATGTGAAAACAGATGCATCTATGTTCTACGACGAGTTCCCTCCTCTCCCAGATTTCCCATGCATGTCTTCATCATCGTCTTCGTCTTCAACTCCAACACTTCCATTGAAGAATCTAGCATGCTCAACCACCTCGACCACAACGGCTACCGCAGCAACCTCTTCGTCTTCGTCGTCTGCTTCTTCTTGGGCAGTTCTGAAGCCAGAAGCGGAGGATAATAACAACGGAGAATGGAACTGCAGTAATAAACAGCAACTTTACATGCAACATCATGATCCACTGGACGCAACGGGAGCGTTGTCCTCAACAGCTTCCATGGAGATTTCACAGCCAAAGTTTCCCGATCAAGGTGGGTTTGACGGTGTTGTTGGTGACGTTGATTGCATGGATGATGTGATGGACACTTTTGGGTACATGGAGCTTCTAGAAGCCAACGAGTTCTTTGACCCTTCGTCTATCTTCCAAGGCGAAGAGAATCCCTTAGCGGAATTCACACAAGAGGATCAGGTTTTGCCACAGCAAGAAGAACAACAGCAGCAAGAAAAACCTGCAGTAGTTCATAATCAAAATGATCTTATTGTTCTTAGACCACAGCAAGAAGCAGTAGTGGAAGGTGTTAGTAACAATAATTATCAACAGCTTCTTGGGTTGTGGGAAGCCAGTAACAATAACGATGCAGAGATCCAaggagatggtggtggtggtggtgcaatTGCGGATGATGAAATGAGCATGGTGTTCCTGGAATGGCTGAAGTCGAACAAGGATAGCGTATCCGCGAGCGATTTGAGGAGCGTGAAGCTTAAGAAGTCGACAATAGAGAGTGCTGCTATGCGATTGGGCGGTGGAAAAGAAGCTATGAAGCAATTGTTGAAGCTGATTCTTGAATGGGTTCAAACCAGCCACCTTCAGAGTAGAAGGCGCAAGGAAAATAATAACGATAACACAGTGGCAAACCCTTTCACGGAACAGTTTCAAAATCCGATTCATCAGAACAACCCAAATGCTTCGAGTTCTTTTGCCATTGAACCAAACACATGTTTCACCCAGCACCAACCATGGATGGATCAAGTGCCTCTAATGGCAGCCGCTCCTCCGTCTCAGTCTCAGCCTCAGCCGCAATTTCAACAACCCACGATTGGGTATGTTGGCGACCCTTACACAAACGGTGCCTCTGCAAACACCATCAATGGCAGCAATAATTTTCAGGCTGGTAATGAATACCATATGCTGGAATCGGCGAACTCATGGCCTCCTTCTCAATACACTGTTACTCCTTACTATACCCAGCCATTTGGGGACCATAGTTTTCAACCTCCGGCCGCTGGTGGCTTCGGTAACCAGTACCCTTATCAGTTTTTCCATGGACCTGGTGATGGATTGATAAGATTAGGACCCTCAGCTACAAAAGAAGCGAGGAAGAAGCGGATGGCGAGGCAGAGAAGGCTTTCCTCTCATTCTAGGCATCATATTAATCTACAGAGTCAGGGTTCTGATCCAAATACAAGATTGGGTGTTGGTGGTGAAAATTGCACTGGTGTTGTATCTGCAGCTCCGGCTAATTGGGTGTATTGGCCAACTATGGCTGGTGCTGTTGCTTCCGTTGCGCCCGTGGCTCCCGCGGAACCGTCGGCTGTGGTGGATAAACCTGCCATGCAGACACAGAATTATCATCATCAGGGTAGGCTCTCATCTGATAGGAGACAG GGTTGGAAGTCGGAGAAGAACTTACGGTTCCTTTTACAAAAGGTGTTGAAGCAAAGCGATGTTGGGAGTCTGGGAAGAATTGTTCTGCCAAAA AAAGAGGCAGAAACACATCTACCAGAACTAGAGGCAAGGGATGGAATCACTATAACAATGGAAGATATTGGCATGCGCTATAG ATACTGGCCAAACAATAAAAGCAGGATGTATTTGCTAGAGAACACAG GTGATTTTGTTAAAGCCAATGGACTCCAAGAGGGAGATTTCATAGTGATATATTCAGATGTGAAGTGTGGAAAATTT ATGATAAGAGGAGTTAAAGTAAGGCAACAAGAAGGGGCGAAAGCAGAGGGCAAGAAAACAGGAAAATCTCATAAAAACCAGCATGGGAACAATGCGGTGCCTACAGCTGGTGAACCTCATACGAATGCCACGTCATCATCCACTCatcaagaaaatgaaaaatag